The stretch of DNA TAGATAAAAAAAAACAAGCTCCTAAGCAGGACGACATCAAAGACAGAACGCTCGTAACAGATAGCACTGATTCTGCCAAAGAATTGTCGGTAAATGGAGATGTTGACGTTAAAACCCAATAAGCATGAAAAGCAGCATCAAAGAATATAAAAAGCCCTTAATTGGGCTAGGACTAATTGCTCTTGTGATCTTGATTTATGCTACCAAGGAGCAATGGATGAACTTCTTTTTGCCCAAGGGACTCAGCAAAGACAGCAATACCCCTGTTAAGCCTAGCAGCACCAATACGCCATCCGAAACGATTGATCGAAATCAACTGCTAAAAAAGGGCGATCGGGGCTTGTCCGTTCAGGAGTTGCAACGCCTTTTGAATGCAGAGCACGACTATCAAAGTCAACACGGCACTG from Aureispira anguillae encodes:
- a CDS encoding peptidoglycan-binding domain-containing protein, yielding MKSSIKEYKKPLIGLGLIALVILIYATKEQWMNFFLPKGLSKDSNTPVKPSSTNTPSETIDRNQLLKKGDRGLSVQELQRLLNAEHDYQSQHGTVPIEAKLVVDQIFGAKTEALLFKFTNKKTMSIHQLQLILANQKN